The following proteins are co-located in the Mobula hypostoma chromosome 4, sMobHyp1.1, whole genome shotgun sequence genome:
- the LOC134344805 gene encoding protein FAM124B produces MLRKGMMRRRIGAAEDCADSGAETGGSDSSRMSSSSELVQEEGQDPFQVTVHLLANPGESRGLQQTLDCLLHWISPDIQLFHVSERASPMIRCKSQHRKNAGYPSLSVILFLHEDFGEERILQVHDFFQDPPWQYHHSESVGGKILPYMICCQDFYSLDATMPIWAVRQVHYGNEILRITVSCSFENFEDAVKLYELILHKKAAVQKTDFCCFTIYSSHNFCIQLSLKQLPLGTPVDLKESAVLQFRVHAIGELVPLLPNPCIPISNTRWQTEDYDRNKILFQVRGSIQHLDINCSAGQVCLNSGFSNHSSSSMSCNQNLHFDMLSYNQMPHDRVKMFSAEERKDVKGKQRNNLHGMLDRNESSTSESLCSTPKSSSCYSSQRSSPATMSRSDLSFHFNTPIRVRNLDHETTTGIQNAETDVDTGIIVTKSNPFAGASPSCNSSMKSHALKPKDLSSETNSIVNKKWQSSDEEEKLAPLRQKSPKAPQQFCDSTEEEFFI; encoded by the exons ATGTTGCGCAAAGGCATGATGAGGAGGAGAATCGGCGCTGCGGAGGATTGCGCCGATTCGGGAGCTGAGACCGGAGG ATCTGATTCCAGTAGAATGTCTTCAAGTA GTGAACTGGTGCAAGAAGAGGGTCAGGACCCCTTCCAGGTGACTGTACATCTTCTTGCAAACCCTGGTGAATCTCGAGGATTACAGCAAACCCTAGACTGTCTGTTGCATTGGATTAGCCCAGATATCCAGTTGTTTCATGTTTCAGAGCGGGCAAGTCCAATGATACGTTGCAagtcacagcacagaaaaaaTGCTGGCTATCCGTCTCTCTCTGTTATCCTCTTCCTACATGAAGACTTTGGTGAAGAACGAATTTTGCAAGTTCATGACTTTTTCCAGGACCCACCATGGCAGTATCATCACAGTGAGAGTGTTGGTGGCAAAATTCTTCCTTATATGATTTGTTGTCAGGATTTCTACTCGTTGGATGCTACCATGCCAATCTGGGCTGTAAGGCAAGTACATTATGGAAATGAAATCTTGCGAATCACTGTGAGCTGTAGCTTTGAGAATTTTGAGGATGCTGTCAAACTCTATGAATTAATTTTGCACAAAAAAGCTGCTGTGCAAAAAACTGATTTCTGTTGTTTCACTATATACTCGAGCCACAATTTCTGTATCCAGCTCTCGTTAAAACAATTGCCACTTGGAACTCCTGTTGATCTCAAAGAATCTGCAGTGCTTCAGTTCAGAGTGCATGCAATAGGAGAATTGGTGCCACTTCTTCCAAATCCATGCATCCCCATCAGCAACACCAGGTGGCAAACTGAAGACTATGATCGAAACAAGATCCTTTTCCAA GTCAGAGGGAGCATTCAGCATTTGGACATAAACTGCTCTGCTGGTCAAGTATGTCTCAACAGTGGTTTTAGCAATCATTCAAGTAGTTCAATGTCTTGCAATCAAAATTTACATTTTGATATGTTATCCTACAATCAAATGCCTCATGACAGGGTCAAAATGTTTTCTGCAGAGGAAAGGAAAGATGTGAAAGGCAAACAAAGAAATAATTTGCATGGAATGTTGGACAGAAATGAAAGCAGCACATCAGAGAGTTTATGCAGCACTCCAAAAAGTAGCTCCTGTTACTCATCACAACGGAGCAGTCCAGCGACAATGTCTCGAAGTGATTTGTCATTCCATTTTAACACGCCTATAAGGGTCCGAAATCTTGATCATGAAACTACCACTGGAATACAAAATGCAGAAACTGATGTTGACACTGGAATTATTGTTACAAAGTCAAATCCATTTGCTGGTGCTAGTCCCAGCTGTAACTCAAGTATGAAAAGTCATGCATTAAAACCAAAAGATCTATCTTCTGAGACTAACAGTATTGTAAACAAAAAGTGGCAATCTTCAGATGAAGAAGAAAAGCTGGCTCCACTTCGTCAGAAATCACCTAAAGCACCCCAGCAGTTTTGTGACAGCACAGAAGAGGAGTTTTTTATTTAG